From Haloglomus litoreum, the proteins below share one genomic window:
- a CDS encoding TRAP transporter permease, with protein sequence MISDSGIRERFDLDSLGNAVMYLVSIYLVGLLLWYAFTLGINRTRYLNLFLGPGLFLFYISQFRSADVSLTGDGGVMQQVSARLPGTNLVRKLIVYSYPLLGLLSIAFSVYVELNFTRIQTRVPLAGMSTADLYVGILIILLTLHATKAAFGWIISMFTVTAVAYGFLGPWMPGIFRHSGMDISQVVFLNTMSLNGAYGFIPRVGTTWVAIFIVFAGMAKSLGLLDYVMDIGEEMGSKVRTGITHVAVVSSFIVGSMTGAAAANTATTGTFTIRLMKNQGVKDQYAAAIESVASSGSQILPPVMGIAAFLMAQIIGVPYLEVIRAAILPALLFFLSVAIIIHLLILRHDWTIEVSEEPIDYDVFKRGFHFIIPIGVLLFTLVVIRMTPLGAGLYTILSLLVVQFLWTVYDDGIKVDTFIDLAASYLEGIKEGALEMVPLLGVLGALGIVVQMITQTGLSGKISARMLGLAGGVFLLLLVFAMLTSLLFGLGMPTPAAYILVVFLVAPSLVEFGVQQLTGHLFVFYFAMLSAITPPVALCCAIASRIADCSFMGTCKQALRIGAPAFVLPFVFVFNDSLIFWTIPRTPVVFLAAVFGFALLAIGMAGHNSVKRISLVPRVLYIALGMGILLGPDMVMLGAGVAAIVLLIGDLVGVTKVQGILSR encoded by the coding sequence ATGATTAGTGACTCAGGTATCAGAGAGAGATTCGATTTGGACTCGCTTGGCAACGCGGTCATGTACCTCGTCAGCATCTACCTCGTCGGCCTGCTGCTCTGGTACGCCTTCACGCTCGGGATCAACCGGACCAGATATCTCAATCTCTTCCTCGGGCCCGGACTGTTCCTGTTCTACATCAGCCAGTTCCGGAGCGCCGACGTTTCCCTCACGGGGGATGGGGGAGTGATGCAACAGGTCTCGGCACGGCTTCCCGGTACGAACCTGGTCAGGAAACTCATCGTCTACTCCTATCCGCTCCTTGGGCTCCTTTCGATCGCGTTCTCGGTGTACGTCGAGCTCAACTTCACTCGGATCCAGACGCGGGTCCCCCTCGCCGGCATGTCGACGGCCGACCTCTACGTTGGCATCCTCATCATCCTGCTCACCCTCCACGCGACGAAGGCCGCCTTCGGATGGATCATCTCGATGTTCACCGTGACCGCGGTCGCGTACGGCTTCCTCGGACCGTGGATGCCCGGAATCTTCCGGCACTCGGGGATGGACATCAGCCAGGTCGTGTTCCTCAACACGATGAGCCTCAACGGTGCGTACGGGTTCATCCCACGGGTCGGGACGACGTGGGTCGCGATCTTCATCGTCTTCGCGGGGATGGCCAAATCGCTCGGCCTGCTGGACTACGTCATGGATATCGGGGAGGAGATGGGCTCGAAGGTCCGCACCGGGATCACCCACGTCGCGGTGGTCTCGAGTTTCATCGTCGGGTCGATGACCGGGGCTGCCGCAGCCAACACCGCGACGACCGGGACCTTCACCATCCGACTCATGAAGAATCAGGGCGTCAAGGACCAGTACGCTGCTGCGATCGAGAGTGTCGCCTCCTCCGGGTCGCAGATCCTGCCGCCCGTGATGGGCATCGCCGCGTTCCTGATGGCACAGATCATCGGGGTCCCCTATCTGGAGGTCATCCGAGCGGCCATCCTTCCCGCGCTCCTGTTCTTCCTGTCGGTCGCGATCATCATCCACCTGTTGATACTCCGACACGACTGGACCATCGAGGTGTCGGAGGAACCGATCGACTACGATGTGTTCAAGCGGGGCTTCCACTTCATCATCCCCATCGGCGTGTTGCTGTTCACGCTCGTCGTGATCCGGATGACCCCGCTGGGTGCTGGCCTGTACACGATCCTGTCGCTGCTCGTCGTGCAGTTCCTCTGGACGGTCTACGACGACGGCATCAAGGTCGATACGTTCATCGACCTGGCAGCCTCGTATCTCGAGGGGATCAAGGAGGGAGCGCTGGAGATGGTGCCACTGCTCGGCGTCCTGGGTGCCCTCGGTATCGTCGTTCAGATGATCACGCAGACCGGGCTCTCCGGAAAGATCAGTGCCCGGATGCTCGGGCTGGCTGGCGGGGTGTTCCTGCTCCTGCTCGTGTTCGCGATGCTCACGAGCCTCCTGTTCGGCCTCGGGATGCCGACGCCGGCCGCCTACATCCTGGTCGTGTTCCTCGTCGCACCGTCACTGGTCGAGTTCGGCGTCCAGCAACTCACCGGACACCTGTTCGTGTTCTACTTCGCGATGCTCTCGGCAATCACGCCGCCCGTCGCCCTCTGTTGTGCGATCGCCTCTCGGATCGCGGACTGTAGTTTCATGGGCACCTGCAAGCAGGCCCTCCGGATCGGCGCCCCCGCCTTCGTGCTGCCGTTCGTGTTCGTCTTCAACGACTCCCTGATCTTCTGGACGATCCCCCGGACCCCCGTCGTGTTCCTGGCGGCCGTCTTCGGATTCGCGCTGCTCGCCATCGGGATGGCGGGCCACAACTCCGTGAAGCGGATCTCACTGGTTCCGAGGGTACTGTACATCGCGCTCGGGATGGGCATCCTCCTCGGTCCGGACATGGTGATGCTGGGTGCGGGCGTGGCCGCGATCGTCCTCCTGATCGGTGACCTGGTCGGCGTCACGAAGGTCCAGGGGATACTGAGCAGATAG
- a CDS encoding acyl-CoA dehydrogenase family protein produces the protein MSGELTAEQQMLVDIAHDITEDFGESYFREKRLEDEEPLEYIDALADAGFFGIPIPTEYGGEGMGIEELVYAIEALSEAGGWIIGSRFTLNTVFGGIVLSKYGTEEQKEDHLSALASGERSWALGVTEQKAGSNMLNTQTFAERDGDEFVINGEKIFNSGLDHAEGYTFLARTKKPEEADSRTDGLTVFLVDPDADGIEYEPVGLDIYWPAGERTFTVHIDDLRVHESQVIGEVHGGIQPIFDVLNPERISVAAEHIGRGRWVLDQAVQRAKDREVWGEPIGAHQSIQHPLAKSYANLETAMTMTTRAARAFDNGYDNVGELSNIAHYKAGEAGFEAADSALETFGGASATEDYGIAAVWSYARHQQIAPVTDQMKLNYIANNVLGLPRSYGT, from the coding sequence ATGAGTGGAGAGCTCACAGCCGAGCAGCAGATGCTGGTGGACATCGCACACGACATCACCGAGGACTTCGGTGAGTCGTACTTCCGCGAGAAACGGCTCGAGGACGAGGAGCCGCTCGAGTACATCGACGCACTCGCGGACGCGGGCTTCTTCGGGATCCCCATCCCGACCGAGTACGGTGGCGAGGGGATGGGCATCGAGGAGCTGGTCTACGCGATCGAGGCCCTCTCGGAAGCCGGCGGCTGGATCATCGGGAGCCGGTTCACGCTCAACACCGTCTTCGGCGGCATCGTGCTCTCGAAGTACGGAACCGAGGAGCAGAAGGAGGACCACCTGTCGGCGCTGGCGAGCGGCGAGCGGAGCTGGGCACTGGGCGTAACCGAGCAGAAGGCCGGTTCGAACATGCTCAACACGCAGACGTTCGCCGAGCGGGACGGCGACGAGTTCGTCATCAACGGCGAGAAGATCTTCAACTCCGGACTCGACCACGCCGAGGGGTACACCTTCCTCGCCCGGACGAAGAAACCCGAGGAGGCAGACAGTCGAACGGACGGCCTCACGGTGTTCCTGGTCGACCCGGACGCGGACGGGATCGAGTACGAGCCCGTCGGACTCGACATCTACTGGCCGGCCGGTGAGCGGACGTTCACCGTCCACATCGACGACCTGCGGGTCCACGAATCACAGGTCATCGGGGAGGTGCACGGCGGAATCCAGCCCATCTTCGACGTGCTCAATCCGGAGCGTATCAGCGTCGCTGCCGAGCACATCGGACGGGGACGCTGGGTGCTGGACCAGGCAGTCCAGCGGGCGAAGGACCGGGAGGTCTGGGGCGAGCCCATCGGGGCCCACCAGTCTATCCAGCACCCGCTAGCGAAGTCCTACGCGAACCTCGAGACGGCGATGACGATGACGACGCGGGCCGCCCGCGCCTTCGACAACGGCTACGACAACGTCGGCGAACTATCCAACATCGCCCACTACAAGGCCGGCGAGGCCGGCTTCGAGGCTGCCGACAGCGCACTCGAAACGTTCGGTGGAGCGAGTGCGACGGAGGACTACGGGATCGCTGCGGTCTGGAGCTACGCTCGCCACCAGCAGATCGCCCCCGTGACCGATCAGATGAAGCTGAACTACATCGCGAACAACGTCCTCGGACTGCCTCGGTCGTACGGAACCTGA
- a CDS encoding 3-keto-5-aminohexanoate cleavage protein has product MPYNGYSDYFEKPVILSVALTGGAQGKEANPNLPEQPEEIATDLAACEEAGASIAHIHARDEDGEPTTSVEKFQEIRDLIDNHCDDILVNFTTGGFELGEHRLRPALEVEPQPDLATIDLGPLNFGYDTYALNTREQNELYAERMLDHGIRPELEIFNNGNIPEMNHLIEEGLLAEPYWCSLVFGMQNGIPAKPRNLVNTVDNLPDEAEWQCLAVGRHQLPLTTMAMSMGGHVRVGMEDNVFYDRGEPVESNAQFVRRAARIADELNRPVATPDEAREILDL; this is encoded by the coding sequence ATGCCGTACAACGGGTACAGCGACTACTTCGAGAAGCCGGTCATCCTCAGTGTCGCGCTGACGGGCGGTGCGCAGGGGAAGGAAGCCAACCCGAACCTCCCGGAGCAACCCGAGGAGATCGCGACCGATCTCGCCGCCTGTGAGGAGGCCGGGGCGTCGATAGCGCATATCCACGCCCGGGACGAGGATGGCGAGCCGACGACCTCCGTCGAGAAGTTCCAAGAGATCCGTGACCTGATCGACAACCACTGCGACGATATCCTCGTCAACTTCACCACCGGCGGGTTCGAACTCGGCGAACACCGGCTCCGTCCCGCGCTGGAGGTCGAGCCCCAGCCGGACCTCGCGACGATCGACCTCGGCCCGCTCAACTTCGGCTACGACACCTACGCCCTCAACACGCGAGAGCAGAACGAACTGTACGCCGAGAGGATGCTCGACCACGGTATCAGGCCCGAGCTGGAGATCTTCAACAACGGGAACATCCCCGAGATGAACCACCTGATCGAGGAAGGGCTCCTCGCCGAGCCGTACTGGTGTTCACTCGTCTTCGGCATGCAGAACGGTATCCCGGCGAAGCCACGGAATCTGGTCAACACGGTGGACAACCTGCCGGACGAGGCGGAGTGGCAGTGTCTGGCTGTCGGCCGGCACCAGCTCCCGCTGACCACGATGGCCATGTCGATGGGGGGGCACGTTCGCGTCGGGATGGAGGACAACGTCTTCTACGACAGGGGGGAACCGGTGGAGAGCAACGCCCAGTTCGTCCGCCGTGCCGCGAGGATCGCCGACGAACTCAACCGCCCCGTGGCGACGCCGGACGAGGCTCGGGAGATCCTCGATCTCTGA